In Cryptomeria japonica chromosome 1, Sugi_1.0, whole genome shotgun sequence, the sequence AAGGGTGCAGGTCTCATCGAAAGTACCAAAAGGAGAGCAAGGAAATGGTAAAAGACAAAAAACACAAAGATATAATAACCAAatcaatatcttaatatttttaccaTCTTAACCCTCTATTTGAGCTTGAAATAGATGCATCCTTCTCCACTTGATTTTATCTTCAATGCTTGTTGCAGTGGGATGCTTGGATGAATGTGAACTACTCTAACATGAAAACTAACAAAATCTTAGTATGGAGATGGATTTTTATGCTAAATTAAATAGCTCATAAGTTTAGTTTAATTGATtagatgatttatgctaaattcaaTAGAGTGAATTTGGCTTAACTCATGTTCTTGTAAGCTTAGTAAAAATAATTAACGATCACATGACCTTCACATGGATGCCCAATCCACAACCAAACAAAGTTGGTCAATATTGAGTGTTCCATTATCCATTGATGACTTCAACGACTAATATACACAACATGCAAACCTTGGCACCCCAAGATAACATGCAAAATACATATGACAATATATACAAACATGCAAGTCCAAGTTGTTCACACTACCAAAGTAAATTCATAGAAAGAATATTCTATCAATATGCTTTGCAATTGTCACTAATGATTAGATCAATCTTTATGAAAGTAATTACATTTTTATATAGGTAAATAGATATTAAATATGTTTATCCCACATAACCCTAGGCATAGAAGTACACATGCAAAGGATCTTGGGGACACTTGAATGTGACTTAGTTTGCAAAGTCAATGCCACCTTATCCTAACAAAACATTTGTAAGAATTGAAGAAGGTTAGACAAATTTGTAGCATGATAGCAAGCTTGAAGATTTAGAGGAATTTTAAATTAGAGAAAATGCTAATGAGGATTAGAGGAGGATTAATCAATTAacaagattagaagaattaatgagtgAGGGATATGGTTcgttaattaaattaatcaaccattggaagaaaagtaataaattattaaactaattatgatttttttttaaatggtgaataatgaaaaataattaattaagcattaatttaattaattatataacaAGAAGTCAATTTTGGAGTGTCTACGAAGAAGTGGATGGAAGATATGATGACTAATAACTAATTCAAATAGTTACAATATCATTTGTTTATATGTATTCATATTTAAGGCGTTCCATCAAAAGTAACCCAAAAGTAGACGAGAATTGACATGGGTATGCAAACTATACTCTTAATTGATTGCCATGTTCCTTCAATGAGACATATTTATAGGGAtgattaataaagttaagaatgaAAAGTAACACAAATCTACTTTATCTCACTTCATAATATCTAACCAACCATAATTTACAgttttttttattctttatttaacATATTCATGTATTAACAtatggttattaaaaaaaaattatattaccaaaaaaatatttaattgtaacTGATTAGAAGATATAAATAAGaaaaaacaaattttgattttaattAGTTGGAAGATACCATGACTAGTAACCAAATTTTAACAAATTGGAAGatataaataagaaaaataataataataattttaattagttAGAAGATACCATGGCTAATACTATTAGAAGATataaataagaaaaacaaaaaataattttagttAGTTGGAAGATACCATGACTAATAACCAATTCAAATCGTCATCATTTGTTGATATGTATTTGTATTCTAGGCATTCCATCAAAATTGACCCAAAACTAGATGAGAATTGACATGGctaagaaaaattaattaattttaattttaattggttGAAAGATACTATGAATGATAACCAATTCATTTGTTGATATGTATTTGTACTGTTTGACATTTCATCAAAATGAGTTCAAAACTAGATGTGAATTGATATGGGTATGCAAACTACACACTTAATTAATTGTCATGTTGAAGGTAACACATATCTACTTTATTTCACTTCATGATATGATTAAAATTGTctgtcttaattaaataaatattttttatttatttaattattttatcttaagccttctattaataaaatagatttgtatttatttaattaattaatatattttgatttatttaattaattcatttatcttcttctaacctttctctatttaaataaaaaaaataaaatttttaattacattttctttaaattaaataaatattttatttatttaattggtctcacttcttttattaattaaataattatttatttatttatttaattcattggtTTTTTTCCTTCTataacacatgtcatttatcttttaattttcttctacctaccccttcatattttatcattttctctacctaccctttaatcttagccgaccatttatttctttcacctcttaattttatctctctattttctaaattgtcttctatataagaggattcattTATCTTTCACAATCCTAATATAATCAAACAACCTCATCTTAATGCATCTATCAAGCCTTAATGCGATCAAGTGACTttacaaccacaatccgttctttgttgagctcttgtgcacatacaaaaatctaagagcaaatatatcaaacaagatcaacggAGATATGAGACAAtaaagatcaaaccctacttggcatgtgaaaggtattattgtttcatttgttgatttgcatgttcttaagtttcttcattggtgtatgatgAATGCTTTTGTTGTAAAACTAGTATTGTTTGTGGTTAGATCTTTATgattttgcaatagtttgtcatcgTCATTTTTCACTTCACATACATAATATTTAACCAAAcacaatttatattttttttaaattattcaattaacaaatttacatatactaatatataaatattgaaataaaaaatattcatataaaaagacttaatttttttttaatcgataACGATTGAAACTGTAAATGCTTTTCACTAGACTAATGAGACCACATTTTTTAGGGACCTCAATCACAACTGTTAACACCCTTATTTCTCTTCTTTTTATCATCCTTGGCTCCTTATCTCTCAATTCTGCTCCAACCTACATCCACCAAACTCCTTGCTCTAACCTGCATCCACAAATCTCCTTTTTGTGTTTTGCATCCACAtctctccttttttctttttttcccgTCATCGACTCCTTATCTCTCCGTTGCTCCAACCTGCATCCACAAGGCTCAAACGCTGCAGAATCAACACGACTTGCATTGCGGGATCATCCACTATAAAAAGACTTATTTTTTATTAATCAAAAATTATGaataaaaaacaattaataaagAAGCCAATTCAAATCGTTACAAAAATCGATAAAGGACTGATAACAGTACCATCCGCTTCACTTCCATGATGCTTTTCGAGCATTTTCCCTctctaaaattttatatttttaaatgaaaaaacaTTTTGATTTTGACTTGTATTTTAAAAATAGTGTCGGACTCGGCCCCTGAAGAAACCTGTTTTTATATTCTGGTGGAATTCTTGAGTATTCCAGATCACTGCTTATCTCCTAAGTACAAATTATTATATTAACATTATCACAGATATCATTTTATAATTGGAGATTCATGGTTATAGGACAGGGGCTTCCCAAAAGAGGGACATCTCGGCTGAAAACATGGGACCCCAAAAAAATATGATGTCATGGACCAGGAGATACTTTGTTTACCTCATTCTTGCTTTCATTGTCATTTTCCTTGTGAAAATCCAGACTGAGCTCAGCTCAAATAGTTCTTTTAAAAGCATAAAGTTTTGACAGTTTATATTAACATATAACTGACAGATTCTGATTGTGTGTAATTTTTTTATACTAACCTATAACAGATTTCTGAATCTGATTTTGTGTAATCTTTTTCATAATTGAACTTCAAATAATTTTTACCAAAACTATCTATAAATCCATCTTCCCCAACTCTGGTGATGTACAAACCCAAGTTAATAGACGTACACATGTTTCCTTCACTCCAACTACCAAGTACAGGTTTGTTAATGCCGGTTTATGATGAAGTTCGGTTCTATATAAGGGTGTTGCAGGGATGGGGCCCGTTCATAGAATCCCTATATATTATCTCTAAAAAATATAAGCATACAGTGAATTAGAAGTAtaagcacaaacacccaagtggcAGTATCAATGGAAGGTGTAGATCAAATCAGGCACTTATGAAAAACATCGCAGAAGAAGACTACTGGGGAGCTGAAATGTATTAGTATCATACAGACCCATATAGATAAAAAGAGATCATGTGTCCAAGTAAGTATTGAAGTTGAAACTTTTTTACACCATCTTGTGCTTTTAGGTATATTGGATCACAAGATTTCAAGTAGATTTACAGTGTTTTTATTGGGTTTTAAGACTCGTTACAGGGTATGTTTAGGTCCTTGCCTTCTCCCCTCAAAACTGTAGGCTTTTCTTTTCAGAACCTGGAGTTTTGTTGGAGGTGTGAGATCCATTAAAAGGTCTAAGACCTTAATCTTAGGGGACCAAGTGTGACCTGCCCAGCATTTGGATTCttgatagttaacaactatatgcaAATAGTATGCCCAGTTTTGGGTTAGAGGTTATGATCACTTTCTAAGATCTCTGCATCGGTTCATATCACCTATATGGGTCTTGCCAGGCGTGAAGTTTGTTGGTTAGTTCCCTGAGCAGGTAAGCAAAATGGTGAGGAGTATTGACGCGGAATGAAATCCCATCGAAGGGATGGATATGCCACAGAAGTAAACAGATTGCAATTTATGAATGTGACAAATATAGCAGTGAAAAATCACAAGTCAGATCCTATGCCAGTAAGGTATGACATCAAAACCGACCACAATGTTACTAGGAGAGCAAGAGTGAATTCCAATTTGTCAAATATAGGACTTGCATCCCAAAGCCTAAGAGAAACTGTTGTCATGAGAGTGTGCCGCAATCTCTCTCATTTGATGTTTTCATTAGGATGAATTATTATTTCTTATTATTGTTTTTGGTTTAGATTGTATATTTGTTtgtatcaacatttcagatcatatTTTGTGATCTATTATCAGGATGATAGATAGTTCATCATGTAGAAAATTAGATCACAAAgtatgatccaaaatattgatgcaAGCAAACACACAATCTAAATCAGAAACTATAACAAGAACTAAGATAAATTGTGGAAAACTATTTATCTTAAATTATTATTACCATACAAAAATTCTAtatacaaaaacaaaaaattgaattcCAACCAAATTTAAGTTTCTAGGTTGAATGTTCATACCACTTCAAAAAATTGTCCTTCATACTGGGATCAGTAAATGAATCACATTAAGTTCATTACTTCAGCTTTTTTAAATTTATTTGGTAGCTTTCTTTGATATTTGATTCTATTGGAGGGGCATTATGAAGCAACGTACTCAAGTTATTGCATGTAATGCATATCATGGCATATTTCTTGTAAGAGGTTTCAATCCTGTGTTCTTGTGTTAATTTTATTGTCGGTAATTAACATatttaaaacatatttaaaaacTTTTAACAGCAATGCTTTCAGTGGCCTCAAATGCACCTCTGAGAATCCTGAACAGTCCTAACTTCACCCTGTTTTGGGAGCCTCCATTGGTCATATTGATGCGAATTAACCCCTGTTATTATTTCTAGAACTTAATGGAATACAATACTTGCTAGTGGGGACTAAAAGTGTGATAACCAAAAGGTACACATCATCATTTTTTCCATATTctatttcaaaattttccttaaaaAGGATTCTAAAAGTGCTCCAATCTTTGTATGAATTGGTACAGTATTGAAACCCAACAAACACACCAAAAAGACAGCTACAATGAGCAAACAGCATTGAGGCTGTAGACCAACAGCAATAATCACAGATTCACAACAATAATACCACCACCCAATATAAGAGAAAAAGCCAACAAACACTGAATTTGTTCTATTTTAAGTTATCACAGGATGTGATATCGAATTTTTCCCTTATAGTAGTGCAAGACATTATAGTCTCTGTCGTGTCCCCTTTTTTCCAGAAATAGGAACTTGCTAAGAATAGTAAGTTTCCATTGTCTCAAAATAGTAAATCAGAATCACATAACATTttgggaaataatatttaatttaatattcatttatttttgcaaattcaGATTTCTCACAACAATGTTAAATTAGTAACTTCTTTTGAAGAGCATCTTGTTTGTTTTGACGAGTTGACTAGTGGTGGATTGGCTTCTGAAAAGCTCCCTTGGCAACTTTGGGCATCTTTGACATCTTATGGCTTTGTGGAAGTTGCCATAAAATGATTATGTCCATTTCATGCAAGTTTCCTCCATTTTGAGTAGTAGGATTTTGACGCCCAATTTGAGTTTTAAAATTGGTTTCATATATGCTTGGTTTTGGCTCCAAGTTTCATTATTCTACACTTTGCAAGGCTGATAAACCAGTGGAGAAGAAGACTGTAGAATGGGAGTTTGAAGGTTTTTGCGTGATCTAAGGATGGGAGTCAAAGGATTACCAGGTGATCTAAGACGGCAGTCAAAGATTACCATTGAATAATCTCATTTCAAAAGTTATTACTGTGCTAATCTGTTAAGGATTTCTTAGTTTGAGTTTGTATGTGTTGCAGAAGTTCATGGCAGCTCGGAAGCTAAGGGTTTGTTGATTCTTATATGTATTTTCATGTATTTTGTCAATAAGAAACTTGGTATGAAGTCTAGTGAGGTTTCCCTAAGCTTGTAGTGTTGCAGAGTAATTTTGGACTCAATTTGGAGTTGTTTAAGTTATTGCAgatgtttgttgttgttgttgtcggaAATCAGTTTTAAACATTAGAAATCAGTTGCATGAAGTTTCAGTTCCATTTCTAAAAAGTTAGGTGAAATTCTTTGTTTACCCAATTTACATGTTTATTGAATTTAAGAAAGAAAATCTTGAgagttttcaaatctaaaaggtTTGGATTGATAATTTAAATTCATTAGATGTCCCTTGCTGCAAATTGATTAAATTACTCAATTGATTTAATTTGGAACATTACAGTTCCAATCTTCTATTGTCTTTGTAAGATTAGTTGGAAGATACCATGACTAATAACCAATTCAAAACCATCATAATTTGTTGATATGTATTTGTAGTTAAGACATTCCATCAAAAGTGACCCAAAATGAGATGAGAATTGACATAGCCAGGAAAAAATAATTAACCTTAATTTTAGTTTATTGAAAGATACTACGATGATAACCAATTCcatcaaatatagaatcatttGTTGATATGTATTTGTACTTTTGCTATTTCATCAAAATGGGTCCAAAACTAGATGTGAATTGATATGAATAtgcaaataatgctcttgattaaTTGTCATGTTGCTTCAATAAGACattttaataaagttaagaatGGAGAGTAACACAAATCTACTTTATCTCACTTCATAATATTTAACCAaacataatttatatttttaaaattatttagttAATAAATCTACATATTAGATTTATGtaatttccacagtccataatgtTAGTTTTTTCCTACAGTCCATCATGCACAATTTGAACCAGAAGTGAAAAAACTAAATTtacataataatataaaaatattaagaaaacaaatattcatattaaaaaatatttactttttattaattataaattataattaattttaattttaattgattgGAAGATACTATGACTGATAAGCAATTCAAAGTTATTATGTTCAGTCTTTTTTGTATAGTCTTTGTTTTATTGTTCCATTATATTTCTTCTCACAGTATTCTTTTATATTCCTTTATATGACTgctattttttttattgtaattcaGCTTTGATCAATACAAAATAATTGTTCTAAATATTGATAGGACTGATAATAGTACCTTCCATGCTCTATTCCTTTTGAGCATTTTCCCTCTCTaaaaatttagatttttaaaagaaaaagcattttgattttaaattatattttagaaTTGAGTAGGACTCGGCCCCTGAAGAAACCTGTTTTAATATTCTGGTGGAATTCTTGAGTGTTCCAGGTCCCTGCTTATCTCCGTACAAATTATTACATTAACATTATCACAGATATCATTTTATAATTGGAGATTCATGGTTATAGGACAGGGGCTTCCCAAAAAAGGAACATCTCAGCTGAAAACATGGGACCCCAAAAAATATGATGTCATGGACCAGGAGATACTTTGTTTACCTCATGCTTTCGTTGTCATTTTTCTTGTGTAAAAATCCAAACTGAGATCAGCTCAAATGGAGTCTATATTAACATATAACAGATTTCTGAATCTGATTTTGAGTAATCTATTTCATCAACGTTTTGAATTAAAGTTCAAATAATTCTTACCAAAACTAACTATAAATCCATCTTCCCCAACTTTTGTGATGTACAAGCCCAAGTTAATAAACGTACACATGTTTCCCTCACTCCAACTACCAAGTACAGGGTTGTAAAAGCAGGTTTTATGATGAAGTTCCGCTCTATGTAAGGGCGTTGCAGGGATGAGGCCCGTTCATAGAATCCCTATAAAATATAAACATACAGTTCATTAGaagcataagcacaaaacacccaAGTGACAGTATTAATGGAAGGAGTAGATCAAACCAGTCACTTATGAAAAACATTGCAGAAGAAGACTACTGGGTAGCTGAAATGTATTAGTATCTTACAGAACCATATAGATAAAAAGAGATCCTTTGTCCAGGTAAGTATTGAAGTTGGACTTTACAACATCTTGTGCTTTTGGGTATATTGGATCACAAGATTTCAAGTAGATTTACAGTGTTTTTATTGGGTTTTAAGACTCGTTACAGGATATGTTTATGTCCTTGCCTTCCTCCCTCAAAACTGTAGGCTTTTCTTTTCAGAACCTGGAGTTTTGTTGGAGGGGTGAGATCCATGTAAAGGGTTAAGACCTTAGTCTTATGGGACCTAATGTGGCCTGTCGAGCTTTTTGGATTCTTAATAGTTAACAACTATATTCAAATAGGATACCCAGTTTTGGGTTAGAGATTATGATCAGATCCTAAGATCTCTCCATCAGTTCATATGACATACATGGGTCTTGCCAGACGTGAAGTTTGTTGGTTAGTTCCCCGAGCAGGTAAGCAAAATGGTGAAGAGTATCGACGTGGAATGAAATCCCATCAAAGAGATATGCCACAGAAGTAAACAGATTGCAATTTATGAATGTTACAAATGTAACAGTGAAAAATCACAAGTCAGATCTATGTCAGTAAGGCAAGACATGAAAACCGACCACAATGGTACTAGGAGAGCAAGAGTGACTACCAATTTGTCAAATAGAGGACTTAAATCCCAAAGCCTAAAAGAAACTATTGCCATGAGATTGTGGCACAATCCCTCTCGTATTTCGTATGTTCCCACTAGGATGAATTCTTAATACCATGTAAAAAGTCCTTTAAACAAAAGCAAATATTTGGCTTCCAACCAAATTTTAAGGTCTAAATTGCCTCCTTTTCTAGGTTGAATGTTCATACCACTTCAAAAAATTGTCCTGCATCAGTAAATGAATCCCATTAAGTTCATTACTTACAGCCTTTTTTTCATTTGGTAGTTTTCTTTGACATTTGATTCTATTGGAGGGGCGTTATGAACCAACGTACTCAAGTTATTGCATGTAAGGCATAACATGGCATATTTCTAAGAGGTTTCAGTCCTGTGTTCTTGTGTTAATTTTATTGTATGAAATATATTTGTttctttgaattttggcataaatGTTGGTAATTAGCATATTTTAAAACTTGTAACAGCAATACTTCAGTGGCCTCAAATGCACCTCATAGAATCCTGAACAGTCCTAATTTCACCATGTTTTGGAAGCCTCCACTGGTGATATTGATGTGACTGTGAGTTAACACCTGTTATTATTTCTAGAACTTAAAGGAATGCAAAACTTGCTAGTGGGGACTAAAAGTGAGATGATCAAAAGGTACACATTGTCATGTTTTCCATAttctatttcaaaaaaattcttaaaagaGGGATTCTAAAAGAGCCCCAATCTTTGTATGAATGGGTACAGTATTGAAACctaacaaacacaacaaaaagacAGCTAAAAGAGCAAACAGCACTGAGGCTGTCGACCAACAGCAATAACCACAACAATAACACCACCACCCAATATAAAGGAAAAAGACAACAAACACTGAACtttattctattttaaatttttaagttaTCACAGGATATGATATCGAATTTGCCCCTTCTAGTAGTTCAAGTCTTCAAGACATGATGATTCCAGGCCTTTACTGTCTTCGTAAGATTTGTTAGCTAAATATTGAGCAATGCTCTACGCCAAATACTGAGCAACGCTCTAGCTTTCTTAAGAGTGTCTACAGTAGTATTTTGTCTTGCCTCCATCTGAGAACACGTATGTCATTCTAGCCCAACTTTCAGGTTTAGCTATAATTCAAAACCGTTCTTGCTTTCCCAATGTGACATTCTTTAGGAAGTCTTAAGTTGAAATACTGAATATCCTGTCACAATATATCCATCAAATTGATTATTTCCATCATTGTTTTCTTCTACCATCAGTAAGGTCGATCTTTATCTGTGAAATATTAGGCTTAATTTTTGAAAATATTAAGAAATTGGCACGATATTATTATGCATAATTCTTTTTGGGTTATCCCAATGTATTAACAATTTTCTTGAATTGGTTTTAGAAATGCCCTGTGACTTTCAATATGAACTTCTATTCTGGGTTTGTTGAAAATGTTTGGAAGCTcagttcttttttttttgttggtgttttgaagGTTGCTTTTACAAAATGATCAAAGCACCATGGATCAATATCTTAACATATTTACTTGGAGCAGTCTTTCTACTCTCTTTTATGTAAGTATTAGATCTTCTGTTAAGagctttttaaaattaaaaaagtgCAAACTAGAGCTACAGATGCGTTACACTTCAGGTGTTTACTAAGGAACTGGATTTATCTCTACATGTTTTCTCTGTACTGAGTACATATAATTAGGGcacctaaaaattcaaaaaacaccagCAAAAACAAGATTTTCAATCTTTACATAGGCGATCTTGCAATGAAAACAGATAGCTACAGTTTCATACAAATTACACAAAAATTgattagaccaaacaagtaatttTATGCAGAGGAGGGCGTGGAGCAGCAGAACAACTTCGAGCAAGCACCCCTCCCAGAGGATGGAATTCCTATGACTCATTCTCCTGGACCATCACTGAAGAACAATTTCTAGACAATGTAAAAGTTGTTGCCGATAAGCTTTTAACACACGGATATGAGGTGAACAAAACTACCAAATCGATCATATATATGTAATTTTACTAATTAGTTTCATACTTAATCATGTTTGTATCTAGAGAAGAGGGCTGACGAACAAGGTTATTGTAGTATGTTGTGGTGGACTATTTATGGTACAGAAGATTTGTCCCTGGAGCATATACAAATTCTCTAGGATTCGATGTAATAGATGAATGGGGGAGGCCTATTCCTGACCCCGTGAGATGGCCATCTTCAAAGGGAGGAAAAGGATTCACAAACATTGCAGATCGTGTTCACAAAATGGGTCTAAAGTTTGGTATTCATGTAATGCGTGGCATTAGTACTCAGGCAGTTAATGCCAATACACCAATCATGGGGCCAAATGTAAGTTATTTGGTTGACTAATAGTTTTCTCCTCTGAAACAAACTGGTTATCAATCATTGTAAAGTCCTCTTGTTGCATATATGGGGATTATAGAATATGACTATGACTACATGTTTATTGACCCTTTATGCAGGGCCTTCCATATCAAGAGAGAGGTAGGAATTGGAGAGCTAGTGATATCGGTCTCAGAAATGAAGCTTGCAAATGGATGTCTGCAGGTTTCATGAGTGTTGATCCCAATCTGGCAGCTAGTAAGGCTTTCCTGAGATCATTGTACCAGCAATATGCAGAATGGGGAGTTGATTTCGGTACAGTTTTCACACTAATAAATCCATGATTGTTCATTGTGATCACACTTCTTTCCCTTATTGTtatattattaaaacttcaaattagGGATTAGAAGGCTGAAGTGATTCCATAAGCTGCAAAACATCAAAGATCagtaacattttcatccatttaaGTGTCAATTTGTGCAGTTTCTCATATCAGCAAAAGAGAAATTCCATTTGTATCCTTAAACATATTATTTTTATTGTCAATTTGTACATTTTCTATTATCAGCAAAAAGGAAATTGCTTGTTCCCATATTCATATTATTTCATTTTAATTGCATTGCTTTGGTGGCCTTGTTGGTGTTGTTTGTTCTGATTTTCTGGTAACATTGAAATCTATTTGACCGTCTAAAATCCATGtccctccatcataatcttctttTACATAAGTTTATTTCATTTATATTCATTCTATCATAATTAACTAATGATAACTTCGTATTGCTGCATGTTTAATGTGAAAATGTTGCAGTGAAGCATGATTGTGTATTTGGAGATGATTTGAATGTAAATGAGATATCTACTGTTTCAGAGGTATCCAAGTCTATCCTTGAGGAGTAATTTAAGTATGCCACATCTCAAGTTTATTAAAAGAATTGAAATGGGACAAATGGCAATCTGCAAAATATGCAACTTACAAGGATTAGAGTatttttcatttctctctttcatcGTATTCCTTTTTCTATCATGGAAATTCTTGTCTCCCCAAAAAGGGATTAGAGTatttttcatttctctctttcatcGTAGTCCCTTTTCTATCATTGAaaatcttatctctccaaaaagACAATTGTTACAAGGTATATTTTGCAGGGAaattacaacatctctttgattctAGTTTTATCATTTCCTTGTGTTTACTTTCTAAGAAGGCTACCACGAGTATTGTTTTGAAGGTAAACTAATATATTACCTGTGTTTTCAGATCTTAAAAGGCTTTGAACATCCTATAGTATATTCTCTTTCACCAGGAACACATGTTACACCTCATATGGCAAACAAAATAAGTACATTGGTCAATATGTATCGAATAACAGGGGATGATTGG encodes:
- the LOC131044651 gene encoding alpha-galactosidase isoform X1, whose protein sequence is MCPSCFYKMIKAPWINILTYLLGAVFLLSFIGGRGAAEQLRASTPPRGWNSYDSFSWTITEEQFLDNVKVVADKLLTHGYEYVVVDYLWYRRFVPGAYTNSLGFDVIDEWGRPIPDPVRWPSSKGGKGFTNIADRVHKMGLKFGIHVMRGISTQAVNANTPIMGPNGLPYQERGRNWRASDIGLRNEACKWMSAGFMSVDPNLAASKAFLRSLYQQYAEWGVDFVKHDCVFGDDLNVNEISTVSEILKGFEHPIVYSLSPGTHVTPHMANKISTLVNMYRITGDDWDTWNDVEGHFNVSRNFARHGLIGAQGLLGKSWPDLDMLPFGRLSSVGSNEGPHRTSNLTVDEQKTQMTLWAMAKSPLMFGGDLRNINDQTLKLITNPMVLSINAYSTNNKEISHILHIEQSLHSNPTRIQVFLDSNPIRGSKIGPNNKAGIWIANGSKTGELYMALFNLRDVTSIISVKVKDVMEIFKGGDINDKNESYHLNSTSERKCTYQDVWNDRDLGVISDKISMEIPSHGCALFVIHCS
- the LOC131044651 gene encoding alpha-galactosidase isoform X2 codes for the protein MIKAPWINILTYLLGAVFLLSFIGGRGAAEQLRASTPPRGWNSYDSFSWTITEEQFLDNVKVVADKLLTHGYEYVVVDYLWYRRFVPGAYTNSLGFDVIDEWGRPIPDPVRWPSSKGGKGFTNIADRVHKMGLKFGIHVMRGISTQAVNANTPIMGPNGLPYQERGRNWRASDIGLRNEACKWMSAGFMSVDPNLAASKAFLRSLYQQYAEWGVDFVKHDCVFGDDLNVNEISTVSEILKGFEHPIVYSLSPGTHVTPHMANKISTLVNMYRITGDDWDTWNDVEGHFNVSRNFARHGLIGAQGLLGKSWPDLDMLPFGRLSSVGSNEGPHRTSNLTVDEQKTQMTLWAMAKSPLMFGGDLRNINDQTLKLITNPMVLSINAYSTNNKEISHILHIEQSLHSNPTRIQVFLDSNPIRGSKIGPNNKAGIWIANGSKTGELYMALFNLRDVTSIISVKVKDVMEIFKGGDINDKNESYHLNSTSERKCTYQDVWNDRDLGVISDKISMEIPSHGCALFVIHCS